The Streptococcus mitis genome has a segment encoding these proteins:
- a CDS encoding cystathionine beta-lyase, which yields MTDIKTLALKYGGYTSLDKVYLDQLLAGKTEQEQLALITPPPSVVNAYFAELYQKKSPEAATDYFAELSQELNLYNTEPSFTLENKPFIRLNLSGKSFGFCYESEGLGRIFSENEEKISDDLLFEIAQIFPHQLVFEESGKIYMKAVVDEEVVSMESLTALTDLESLADGRKRLKAYSQEDLLQEARAFTGKRYFRSENRTAMLYID from the coding sequence ATGACTGATATTAAAACCTTGGCTCTAAAATATGGGGGCTATACAAGTCTGGATAAGGTCTATCTGGATCAACTTCTAGCTGGTAAAACAGAGCAAGAGCAGTTGGCACTGATCACTCCTCCGCCTAGCGTGGTCAATGCTTATTTTGCAGAACTCTACCAGAAAAAAAGTCCTGAGGCTGCGACGGATTATTTTGCGGAACTCAGTCAGGAACTGAATCTTTACAATACTGAGCCAAGTTTCACCCTAGAAAATAAGCCTTTTATTCGGCTTAATCTGTCGGGTAAATCCTTTGGTTTTTGTTATGAGAGTGAGGGTCTGGGTCGGATTTTCTCTGAAAATGAAGAGAAGATTTCGGATGACTTGCTTTTTGAAATTGCGCAAATTTTCCCCCATCAACTGGTCTTTGAAGAGTCTGGTAAGATTTACATGAAGGCTGTTGTAGATGAGGAAGTTGTTAGCATGGAGAGTCTCACAGCTTTGACTGATTTGGAAAGCTTGGCTGATGGTCGTAAACGTCTCAAAGCCTACAGTCAAGAGGATTTATTGCAAGAAGCTAGAGCTTTTACTGGCAAGCGCTATTTCCGATCGGAAAACCGCACAGCCATGTTATATATTGATTAA
- the hflX gene encoding GTPase HflX — translation MIETEKKEERVLLIGVELQGMDNFDLSMEELASLAKTAGAVVVDSYRQKREKYDSKTFVGSGKLEEIALMVDAEEITTVIVNNRLTPRQNVNLEEVLGVKVIDRMQLILDIFAMRARSHEGKLQVHLAQLKYLLPRLVGQGIMLSRQAGGIGSRGPGESQLELNRRSVRNQITDIERQLKVVEKNRATVREKRLESSTFKIGLIGYTNAGKSTIMNTLTSKTQYEADELFATLDATTKSIHLGGNLQVTLTDTVGFIQDLPTELVSSFKSTLEESKHVDLLVHVIDTSNPYHEEHEKTVLSIMKDLDMEDIPRLTLYNKADLVEDFTPTQTPYALISAKSEDSRENLQTLFLEKIKDIFESFTLRVPFSKSYKIHDLESVAILEERDYQEDGEVITGYISEKNKWRLEEFYD, via the coding sequence ATGATTGAAACGGAGAAAAAAGAGGAACGGGTCCTGCTCATTGGTGTAGAATTGCAGGGCATGGACAATTTTGATCTCTCTATGGAAGAATTGGCCAGTTTAGCGAAAACAGCAGGGGCAGTCGTTGTAGATAGCTACAGACAAAAACGTGAAAAATATGATTCCAAGACCTTCGTCGGCTCTGGTAAGTTAGAAGAAATTGCGCTTATGGTGGATGCAGAAGAAATTACCACTGTCATCGTCAACAACCGTTTAACTCCACGGCAAAATGTCAATTTAGAAGAAGTTCTCGGTGTCAAGGTCATTGACCGTATGCAGTTGATTTTGGATATCTTTGCCATGCGAGCTCGAAGCCATGAAGGGAAGCTCCAAGTTCACCTAGCTCAGCTCAAATATCTCTTGCCTCGCTTGGTTGGTCAGGGAATTATGCTCAGTCGTCAGGCAGGGGGAATTGGTTCCCGTGGACCTGGTGAAAGCCAGCTGGAGCTGAATCGTCGTAGTGTTCGCAATCAAATTACGGATATCGAGCGCCAGCTCAAGGTGGTTGAGAAAAATCGGGCGACTGTCAGAGAAAAACGTTTGGAGTCAAGCACCTTTAAGATTGGTTTGATTGGTTACACCAATGCTGGGAAATCAACCATCATGAACACTTTGACCAGTAAGACACAGTATGAAGCAGACGAGCTCTTTGCGACTTTGGACGCGACAACTAAGAGTATCCATCTGGGAGGCAATCTCCAAGTAACTTTGACAGATACAGTTGGCTTTATTCAAGATTTGCCGACAGAGTTGGTGTCCAGTTTCAAGTCAACCTTGGAAGAAAGCAAGCATGTGGACCTTCTGGTTCATGTTATCGATACCAGCAATCCTTACCATGAGGAGCATGAAAAAACAGTCCTGTCCATCATGAAAGACCTGGACATGGAAGATATTCCTCGCTTGACCCTTTATAATAAAGCGGATTTGGTGGAGGATTTTACGCCGACCCAAACGCCTTATGCCCTCATTTCTGCCAAGTCTGAGGATAGTCGTGAGAACTTGCAGACACTATTTTTAGAGAAAATCAAGGATATTTTTGAATCTTTTACCCTGCGCGTGCCTTTTTCTAAGTCCTACAAGATTCATGATTTAGAAAGTGTTGCGATTCTTGAAGAACGTGATTATCAGGAAGACGGCGAAGTGATTACAGGCTACATTTCCGAGAAAAATAAATGGAGGTTAGAGGAATTTTATGACTGA
- a CDS encoding DUF3042 family protein — MAKGFAKGLVTGVAGTVAAVAGAVYAFKKKVIEPEEQKAAFIEENRKKAARRRVSR; from the coding sequence ATGGCTAAAGGATTCGCTAAAGGTCTTGTAACAGGTGTCGCAGGAACTGTCGCTGCAGTCGCAGGTGCAGTATACGCATTTAAAAAGAAAGTGATCGAACCAGAAGAGCAAAAAGCAGCTTTCATCGAAGAAAACCGTAAAAAAGCAGCTCGTCGCCGCGTATCACGTTAA
- a CDS encoding ROK family glucokinase: MSQKIIGIDLGGTSIKFAILTTAGEIQEKWSIKTNILDEGSHIVDDMIESIQHRLDLLGLAAADFQGIGMGSPGVVDREKGTVIGAYNLNWKTLQPIKEKIEKALGIPFFIDNDANVAALGERWMGAGDNQPDVVFMTLGTGVGGGIVAEGKLLHGVAGAAGELGHITVDFDQPIACTCGKKGCLETVASATGIVNLTRRYADEYEGDAALKRLIDDGEEVTAKTVFDLAKEGDDLALIVYRNFSRYLGIACANIGSILNPSTIVIGGGVSAAGEFLLQGVQKVYDENTFPQVRTSTKLALATLGNDAGVIGAASLVLQ; the protein is encoded by the coding sequence ATGAGTCAAAAGATTATTGGGATTGACCTTGGTGGAACTTCTATCAAATTTGCAATCTTGACAACAGCAGGAGAGATCCAAGAAAAATGGTCTATCAAGACCAACATTTTGGATGAGGGAAGTCATATCGTAGATGATATGATTGAGTCTATTCAACATCGTTTGGACTTGCTTGGATTGGCAGCAGCAGACTTCCAAGGTATTGGAATGGGATCACCTGGTGTGGTTGACCGTGAAAAAGGAACTGTTATTGGTGCCTACAACCTCAACTGGAAAACCCTTCAACCAATCAAAGAAAAGATTGAAAAAGCCTTGGGCATTCCTTTCTTCATCGATAATGATGCCAACGTAGCTGCTCTTGGTGAGCGCTGGATGGGTGCTGGAGATAACCAACCAGACGTTGTCTTTATGACACTCGGTACTGGTGTTGGTGGCGGTATCGTTGCAGAAGGCAAATTGCTTCACGGTGTTGCTGGTGCAGCAGGTGAGCTTGGCCACATCACTGTTGACTTTGACCAACCAATCGCATGTACCTGTGGTAAGAAAGGCTGTCTTGAGACAGTCGCTTCTGCAACAGGGATTGTCAACTTGACTCGTCGCTATGCCGATGAATACGAAGGCGATGCAGCCTTGAAACGCTTGATCGACGACGGTGAAGAAGTAACTGCTAAAACTGTTTTTGACTTGGCAAAAGAAGGAGACGACCTTGCCTTGATCGTTTACCGTAACTTCTCACGTTACTTGGGAATCGCTTGTGCTAACATCGGATCAATCCTAAACCCATCAACCATCGTCATCGGTGGTGGTGTGTCAGCTGCAGGAGAATTCCTTCTACAAGGTGTTCAAAAGGTTTACGACGAAAATACCTTCCCACAAGTACGCACATCTACTAAATTAGCTCTTGCAACTCTAGGAAATGACGCTGGGGTTATTGGAGCAGCATCACTTGTATTGCAATAA
- a CDS encoding thymidylate synthase, which produces MTKADTIFKENIERILKDGVFSEQARPKYKDGTVANSKYVTGAFAEYDLAKGEFPITTLRPIAIKSAIKEVLWIYQDQSNRLDVLNDKYNVHYWNDWEVGDTGTIGERYGAVVKKHDIINKILKQLEANPWNRRNIISLWDYQAFEETDGLLPCAFQTMFDVRRVDGEIYLDATLTQRSNDMLVAHHINAMQYVALQMMIAKHFGWKVGKFFYFINNLHIYDNQFEQAQELLRREPSNCQPRLVLNVPDKTNFFDIKAEDFELVDYDPVKPQLKFDLAI; this is translated from the coding sequence ATGACAAAAGCAGATACGATTTTTAAAGAGAATATTGAACGAATCCTCAAAGACGGTGTCTTTTCTGAGCAGGCCCGTCCCAAGTACAAGGATGGGACTGTTGCCAACTCCAAGTATGTAACGGGTGCATTTGCCGAGTATGACTTGGCAAAGGGGGAATTCCCCATCACAACCTTGCGTCCTATTGCCATCAAATCCGCCATCAAGGAAGTCCTTTGGATTTACCAAGACCAGTCAAATAGACTAGACGTGCTCAATGACAAGTACAATGTTCACTACTGGAATGACTGGGAAGTGGGAGATACGGGAACCATCGGTGAGCGCTATGGTGCCGTTGTTAAGAAACACGATATCATCAATAAGATTCTCAAGCAGTTGGAAGCCAACCCTTGGAACCGCCGCAATATCATTTCGCTCTGGGATTACCAAGCTTTCGAAGAAACAGATGGGCTGCTCCCATGCGCTTTTCAGACCATGTTTGATGTCCGCCGTGTAGATGGGGAGATCTATCTGGATGCGACCTTGACCCAGCGTTCTAACGATATGCTGGTGGCCCACCACATCAATGCTATGCAGTATGTGGCTCTTCAAATGATGATTGCCAAACATTTCGGCTGGAAGGTTGGGAAGTTCTTCTACTTCATCAACAATCTCCATATCTATGACAATCAATTTGAACAAGCTCAGGAATTGCTCCGTCGTGAGCCATCAAACTGCCAACCACGTTTGGTCTTGAATGTGCCAGATAAGACCAATTTTTTTGATATTAAAGCAGAGGACTTTGAGTTGGTGGATTATGACCCTGTCAAGCCACAGTTGAAGTTTGACCTAGCTATTTAA
- the miaA gene encoding tRNA (adenosine(37)-N6)-dimethylallyltransferase MiaA — MKTKIIVIVGPTAVGKTALAIEVAKRFNGEVVSGDSQQVYRGLDIGTAKASPEEQAAVPHHLIDVREVTESYSAFDFVSEAKKAIEDIQSRGKLAIIAGGTGLYIQSLLEGYHLGGETPHEEILAYRASLEPYSDEELAHLVEQADLEISQFNRRRAMRALEIAHFGQDLENKESLYEPLIICLDDERSQLYERINHRVDLMFEAGLLDEAKWLFDHYPDVQAAKGIGYKELFPYFRGEQTLEDASESLKQATRRFAKRQLTWFRNRMQVTFYQIGETGVKDRILSQIEEFLDD; from the coding sequence ATGAAAACAAAAATAATTGTGATTGTTGGACCGACTGCAGTTGGAAAAACAGCCCTTGCCATCGAAGTTGCAAAGCGTTTTAATGGCGAAGTGGTTAGTGGAGATAGCCAGCAAGTCTATCGAGGTCTGGATATAGGGACGGCTAAGGCTAGTCCAGAAGAGCAGGCAGCTGTTCCTCATCATTTAATCGATGTTAGAGAGGTAACCGAGTCTTACTCGGCTTTTGATTTTGTTTCAGAAGCTAAGAAGGCTATTGAGGATATTCAAAGCCGTGGCAAGCTAGCTATTATTGCTGGTGGGACTGGGCTTTATATCCAGAGCTTGCTTGAAGGCTACCACCTAGGTGGTGAGACTCCTCATGAGGAGATTTTAGCTTATCGAGCTAGTTTGGAGCCATATTCAGATGAGGAATTAGCCCATTTGGTGGAGCAAGCAGACCTTGAGATTTCCCAGTTTAATCGTCGTCGTGCGATGCGTGCCTTGGAAATTGCCCATTTTGGTCAGGATTTGGAAAATAAAGAGAGTCTATATGAACCGCTGATTATCTGCTTGGACGATGAGCGCAGTCAGCTTTATGAGCGTATCAATCACCGAGTGGACCTGATGTTTGAAGCTGGACTTCTAGACGAAGCTAAGTGGTTGTTTGACCATTATCCAGATGTGCAGGCTGCTAAAGGGATTGGTTACAAGGAACTCTTTCCTTACTTCCGTGGAGAGCAGACCTTGGAGGATGCTAGTGAGAGTCTCAAACAGGCGACTCGTCGTTTTGCCAAACGTCAGTTGACCTGGTTCCGTAATCGCATGCAGGTGACCTTTTATCAGATTGGAGAAACTGGTGTAAAAGATCGCATTTTAAGCCAGATAGAGGAGTTTTTAGATGATTGA
- a CDS encoding Ltp family lipoprotein: protein MRRSKKILVTSLAATTLALVSLSDTMGMLPFSSQKVSAQEKDASKNGKIVKENTKPAPKPAPKPAPKPAPKPAPKPAPKPAPKPAPKPAPKPAPKPAPKPAPKPAPKPAPKPAPKPTPKPAPKPAPKPAPKPAPKPAPKPTPKPAPKPASKPAPKPTPKPAPKPASKPAPKPAPKPAPKPASKPAPKPAPKPAPKPAPKPAPKPAPKPALKPAPKPAPKLAPKPAPKPAPKPALKPAPKPKETTPKQDKSKSKVQSGWVGNYYVKSDGKRAKNEWVDGGRYYVDSDGKKVKSDWIYDKKHGSYYYLTAEGSSARNKWVGNYYLKSDGKMAKNEWVDGGRYYVKSDGEMVRGKWVDGGRYYVGYDGVRQPKPANGNPYSAALKEAQAYNRIHLSKKRIYRMLIFEGFNSDTAQYAINHLQADYKANALATARDYRKYGSSSRSELYRKLTSPYDGSFTKEEANYAIQKLNLPSEGSYPRNKWVGAYYYKSDGKMAKNEWVDGGRYYVGSDGEMARGKWVDGGRYYVGYDGVRQLKPANGNPYSAALKEAQAYNRIHLSEKRIYRMLIFEGFNSDTAQYAINHLQADYKANALATARDYRKYNKISKLEIHRRLVSPYDGGFTEEEANYAIQKLGDK, encoded by the coding sequence ATGAGAAGATCAAAAAAAATTTTGGTTACAAGTTTAGCAGCAACTACACTTGCACTTGTTTCTCTTTCAGATACAATGGGGATGTTGCCTTTCTCATCTCAGAAAGTATCTGCTCAAGAAAAGGATGCGTCTAAAAATGGTAAGATTGTAAAAGAGAATACAAAACCTGCACCAAAACCTGCACCAAAACCTGCACCAAAACCTGCACCAAAACCTGCACCAAAACCCGCACCAAAACCCGCGCCGAAGCCAGCACCAAAACCCGCGCCGAAGCCAGCACCAAAACCCGCGCCGAAGCCAGCACCAAAACCTGCGCCGAAGCCGGCACCGAAACCCGCGCCGAAGCCGACACCGAAACCCGCGCCGAAGCCAGCACCAAAACCCGCGCCGAAGCCAGCACCAAAACCTGCGCCGAAGCCGACACCCAAACCCGCGCCGAAGCCAGCATCAAAACCTGCGCCGAAGCCGACACCAAAACCTGCGCCGAAGCCAGCATCAAAACCTGCGCCGAAGCCGGCACCAAAACCTGCGCCGAAGCCAGCATCAAAACCTGCGCCGAAGCCAGCGCCAAAACCTGCGCCGAAGCCAGCACCAAAACCCGCGCCGAAGCCAGCACCAAAACCCGCGCTGAAGCCAGCACCAAAACCTGCGCCGAAGCTAGCACCAAAACCCGCGCCGAAGCCAGCACCAAAACCTGCGCTGAAGCCAGCACCGAAACCTAAAGAAACAACTCCTAAACAGGATAAATCAAAATCTAAAGTTCAGTCTGGCTGGGTAGGAAATTACTACGTCAAATCAGATGGAAAGAGAGCTAAAAATGAATGGGTAGATGGTGGTCGTTATTATGTTGATTCTGATGGAAAAAAGGTTAAAAGTGACTGGATTTATGATAAAAAGCATGGTTCATATTATTATCTAACAGCAGAAGGAAGCTCTGCTCGCAACAAATGGGTAGGAAATTATTATCTCAAATCAGATGGTAAGATGGCCAAGAATGAATGGGTAGATGGTGGTCGTTACTATGTTAAATCAGATGGTGAAATGGTTAGGGGCAAATGGGTAGATGGTGGCCGTTACTATGTAGGATACGATGGTGTGCGGCAACCAAAACCGGCAAACGGGAATCCATACTCAGCAGCTTTAAAGGAAGCACAAGCTTATAATAGGATTCATTTGTCAAAAAAAAGAATTTATAGGATGTTAATTTTTGAAGGTTTTAATAGTGACACTGCACAATATGCTATCAATCATTTGCAAGCAGACTATAAGGCGAATGCCTTAGCTACAGCAAGGGATTATAGAAAATATGGTAGTTCATCTAGATCAGAATTATATAGAAAGCTGACCTCTCCGTATGATGGTAGCTTTACCAAAGAAGAAGCCAACTATGCTATTCAAAAACTTAATCTACCATCAGAAGGCAGCTATCCTCGCAATAAATGGGTAGGAGCTTATTATTATAAATCGGATGGAAAGATGGCCAAGAATGAATGGGTAGATGGTGGCCGTTACTATGTTGGATCAGATGGTGAAATGGCTAGGGGCAAATGGGTAGATGGTGGCCGTTACTATGTAGGATACGATGGTGTGCGGCAACTAAAACCGGCAAACGGGAATCCATACTCAGCAGCTTTAAAGGAAGCACAAGCTTATAATAGGATTCATTTGTCAGAAAAAAGAATTTATAGGATGTTAATTTTTGAAGGTTTTAATAGTGACACTGCACAATATGCTATCAATCATTTGCAAGCAGACTATAAGGCGAATGCCTTAGCTACAGCAAGGGATTATAGAAAATATAATAAAATATCGAAATTGGAAATACATAGACGGCTAGTCTCGCCTTATGATGGAGGATTTACAGAAGAAGAAGCTAATTATGCAATTCAAAAACTAGGGGATAAATAG
- a CDS encoding SDR family NAD(P)-dependent oxidoreductase: MPTILITGASGGLAQEMVKLLQNDQLILLGRNKGKLAQLYGNHPHAELIEIDITDDSALETMVADLYLRYGKIDVLINNAGYGIFEEFDQISDQDIHQMFEVNTFALMNLSRRLAARMKESRKGHIINIVSMAGLIATGKSSLYSATKFAAIGFSNALRLELMPYGVYVTTVNPGPIRTGFFDQADPDGTYLKSVDRFLLEPDTVAKKIVKIIGKNKRELNLPMLLNLVHKFYTLFPKLADKLAGETFNYK, encoded by the coding sequence ATGCCTACTATTCTCATTACCGGAGCTAGCGGTGGCCTAGCTCAAGAAATGGTCAAACTCTTGCAAAATGACCAACTCATCTTGCTTGGTAGAAATAAGGGAAAATTAGCCCAACTCTACGGAAACCATCCTCATGCAGAATTGATTGAAATCGATATTACCGATGATTCAGCCTTAGAAACTATGGTAGCAGACCTCTATCTCCGTTATGGCAAGATTGATGTTTTGATAAACAACGCTGGTTACGGGATCTTTGAGGAATTTGACCAGATTTCCGACCAAGATATTCATCAGATGTTCGAGGTCAATACCTTTGCCCTAATGAATCTGTCTCGTCGCCTTGCGGCTCGAATGAAGGAAAGTCGAAAAGGCCATATCATCAATATTGTTAGCATGGCAGGTTTAATCGCTACTGGCAAGTCTAGTCTCTACTCAGCGACCAAGTTTGCGGCCATTGGTTTTTCAAATGCGTTGCGCCTCGAACTTATGCCCTATGGAGTCTATGTGACAACAGTCAATCCAGGTCCAATCCGTACAGGATTTTTCGACCAAGCCGACCCAGATGGAACCTATCTCAAATCTGTTGACCGTTTCCTGCTAGAACCAGATACAGTGGCTAAAAAGATTGTCAAGATTATAGGAAAAAACAAACGAGAACTCAATCTCCCGATGTTGTTGAACCTAGTCCATAAGTTTTATACTCTCTTTCCCAAGTTAGCTGATAAGTTGGCAGGGGAAACTTTTAATTATAAATAG
- the rnz gene encoding ribonuclease Z yields MDIQFLGTGAGQPSKARNVSSLALKLLDEINEVWLFDCGEGTQNRILETTIRPRKVSKIFITHLHGDHIFGLPGFLSSRAFQANEEQTDLEIYGPQGIKSFVLTSLRVSGSRLPYRIHFHEFDQDSLGKILETDKFTVYAEELDHTIFCVGYRVMQKDLEGTLDAEKLKAAGVPFGPLFGKIKNGQDVVLEDGTEIKAADYISAPRPGKIITILGDTRKTNASVRLAVNADVLVHESTYGKGDEKIARNHGHSTNMQAAQVAVEAGAKRLLLNHISARFLSKDISKLKKDAASVFENVHVVKDLEEVEI; encoded by the coding sequence ATGGATATTCAATTTTTAGGAACGGGGGCAGGTCAGCCCTCTAAAGCCCGCAATGTTTCCAGTCTCGCCCTGAAACTCTTGGACGAGATTAACGAAGTCTGGCTCTTTGACTGTGGAGAAGGTACGCAAAATCGCATTCTGGAAACCACAATTCGACCACGTAAGGTCAGCAAAATCTTTATTACCCACCTACATGGAGACCACATCTTTGGCTTGCCAGGTTTCCTTTCTAGTCGTGCCTTTCAGGCCAATGAAGAGCAGACAGATTTGGAAATCTATGGACCTCAGGGAATCAAGTCATTTGTCTTAACCAGCCTTCGTGTGTCAGGTTCGCGCCTGCCTTACCGAATTCATTTTCATGAGTTTGACCAAGATTCCCTTGGGAAAATCCTTGAGACCGATAAATTCACTGTGTATGCAGAGGAACTGGACCATACTATTTTCTGCGTTGGCTATCGTGTCATGCAAAAGGACCTAGAAGGAACGCTGGATGCTGAAAAACTCAAGGCAGCTGGTGTCCCATTTGGCCCACTTTTTGGGAAAATCAAAAACGGCCAGGATGTTGTTTTGGAAGACGGAACTGAAATCAAGGCAGCAGACTATATCTCAGCGCCACGTCCTGGTAAGATTATTACTATTCTAGGCGATACCAGAAAAACCAATGCTAGTGTGCGTCTGGCTGTCAACGCCGATGTCCTTGTCCATGAATCCACTTATGGCAAGGGCGATGAAAAAATTGCTCGTAATCATGGCCACTCAACCAACATGCAGGCAGCGCAGGTGGCAGTAGAAGCAGGTGCCAAACGCCTTCTGCTTAACCACATCAGTGCCCGTTTCCTCTCAAAAGATATCAGCAAGCTCAAAAAAGACGCTGCTAGTGTTTTTGAAAATGTCCATGTGGTCAAAGACTTGGAAGAAGTGGAAATCTAA